A region from the Acinonyx jubatus isolate Ajub_Pintada_27869175 chromosome C2, VMU_Ajub_asm_v1.0, whole genome shotgun sequence genome encodes:
- the LOC128315112 gene encoding uncharacterized protein LOC128315112 isoform X5, with protein sequence MGGGGRGAMEQEGSEGELGRRRLGPCPGALSCPPWPFPLPGDAAPGARDVSRAAAAPRSTCDRAAFVYGGPAFGRSTRQPRPWEGGGRGEGPRRGRGRRISPPDPAAAPESQARLRVAASRDSPRRGPRAPGLEEVAEQIPVSGSACGGVRAAASGEVTQYPSAGRRPASLPWISRLTAQLSSWGFPEKGLRERPAW encoded by the exons atgggcggcggcggccgcggagCCATGGAGCAGGAGGGGAGCGAaggggagctggggcggaggcGGCTGGGGCCCTGCCCGGGCGcgctctcctgccctccctggccGTTCCCTTTGCCTGGAGACGCGGCGCCCGGAGCCCGCGATGTGTCGCGAGCCGCAGCAGCTCCGCGGTCCACGTGCGACCGAGCCGCGTTTGTTTATGGCGGACCCGCCTTCGGGCGGAGCACTCGGCAGCCGCGGccctgggaggggggcgggaggggggagggaccgcggcgggggcgggggcggcgaaTCTCGCCTCCCGACCCCGCCGCGGCCCCGGAGTCACAAGCGCGCCTCCGCGTCGCAGCCTCCAGGGACTCTCCCAGGAGAGGCCCGCGCGCTCCCGGCCTCGAGGAAGTTGCG GAGCAAATTCCGGTTTCCGGCAGTGCGTGCGGAGGAGTCCGGGCGGCCGCGAGCGGTGAGGTTACGCAGTACCCGAGCGCAGGGCGCCGGCCCGCTTCCCTGCCCTGGATCTCGCGCCTGACTGCGCAGTTGTCGTCTTGGGGCTTCCCGGAGAAGGGGCTCCGCGAG cgGCCGGCGTGGTAG
- the LOC128315112 gene encoding uncharacterized protein LOC128315112 isoform X2, whose protein sequence is MGGGGRGAMEQEGSEGELGRRRLGPCPGALSCPPWPFPLPGDAAPGARDVSRAAAAPRSTCDRAAFVYGGPAFGRSTRQPRPWEGGGRGEGPRRGRGRRISPPDPAAAPESQARLRVAASRDSPRRGPRAPGLEEVAEQIPVSGSACGGVRAAASGEVTQYPSAGRRPASLPWISRLTAQLSSWGFPEKGLREVGTAGRTPPQPAQAACECAAAPPWLREDLTLSSPAPPPPRFPILSYGPARITSGLERDYSDRRNTAKWKWENPTSNKNRNFPQTRFPGFCGKVYLRSSYLHSGSRCSRIRRTAAGVVGGFPKRCVSRKTLFPPRRRKRRRPRQRAVRRRGSGRAKAGLQI, encoded by the exons atgggcggcggcggccgcggagCCATGGAGCAGGAGGGGAGCGAaggggagctggggcggaggcGGCTGGGGCCCTGCCCGGGCGcgctctcctgccctccctggccGTTCCCTTTGCCTGGAGACGCGGCGCCCGGAGCCCGCGATGTGTCGCGAGCCGCAGCAGCTCCGCGGTCCACGTGCGACCGAGCCGCGTTTGTTTATGGCGGACCCGCCTTCGGGCGGAGCACTCGGCAGCCGCGGccctgggaggggggcgggaggggggagggaccgcggcgggggcgggggcggcgaaTCTCGCCTCCCGACCCCGCCGCGGCCCCGGAGTCACAAGCGCGCCTCCGCGTCGCAGCCTCCAGGGACTCTCCCAGGAGAGGCCCGCGCGCTCCCGGCCTCGAGGAAGTTGCG GAGCAAATTCCGGTTTCCGGCAGTGCGTGCGGAGGAGTCCGGGCGGCCGCGAGCGGTGAGGTTACGCAGTACCCGAGCGCAGGGCGCCGGCCCGCTTCCCTGCCCTGGATCTCGCGCCTGACTGCGCAGTTGTCGTCTTGGGGCTTCCCGGAGAAGGGGCTCCGCGAGGTAGGGACTGCCGGTCGAACCCCGCCGCAGCCAGCGCAGGCCGCCTGTGAGTGCGCTGCGGCACCTCCCTGGCTCCGGGAGGATTTAACGCTTTCctcacccgcccccccacccccccgattTCCGATCCTCAGTTACGGACCCGCGAGAATTACTTCGGGACTTGAAAGGGATTACTCAGATCGCCGAAACACCGCTAAGTGGAAGTGGGAGAACCCAACAAGTAACAAGAACAGAAACTTTCCTCAAACCAGATTTCCCGGGTTTTGCGGGAAAGTGTACTTGAGGTCTAGTTATCTTCACAGCGGCAGCCGCTGTTCTCGGATCCGCAGAACAG cgGCCGGCGTGGTAGGCGGGTTTCCCAAGAGGTGTGTGTCCAGGAAAACACTCTTCCCTCCACGGAGGAGAAAGAGGCGACGCCCACGGCAAAGAGCAGTCCGGCGTCGGGGTTCGGGACGCGCCAAAGCCGGACTTCAGATCTGA
- the LOC128315112 gene encoding homeobox protein Hox-B3-like isoform X3, with amino-acid sequence MCREPQQLRGPRATEPRLFMADPPSGGALGSRGPGRGAGGGRDRGGGGGGESRLPTPPRPRSHKRASASQPPGTLPGEARALPASRKLRGRRGRRVSQEVCVQENTLPSTEEKEATPTAKSSPASGFGTRQSRTSDLSGRGPKPAWRRHRNWPGREAVAGPLLSNCPYPAPKHGFGSCGPHPETPAAGEGQESGFSDATGLLNSAERTWDSYSPRLMSTPRFWRSCQL; translated from the exons ATGTGTCGCGAGCCGCAGCAGCTCCGCGGTCCACGTGCGACCGAGCCGCGTTTGTTTATGGCGGACCCGCCTTCGGGCGGAGCACTCGGCAGCCGCGGccctgggaggggggcgggaggggggagggaccgcggcgggggcgggggcggcgaaTCTCGCCTCCCGACCCCGCCGCGGCCCCGGAGTCACAAGCGCGCCTCCGCGTCGCAGCCTCCAGGGACTCTCCCAGGAGAGGCCCGCGCGCTCCCGGCCTCGAGGAAGTTGCG cgGCCGGCGTGGTAGGCGGGTTTCCCAAGAGGTGTGTGTCCAGGAAAACACTCTTCCCTCCACGGAGGAGAAAGAGGCGACGCCCACGGCAAAGAGCAGTCCGGCGTCGGGGTTCGGGACGCGCCAAAGCCGGACTTCAGATCTGAGCGGCCGCGGGCCCAAGCCGGCGTGGAGACGTCACCGCAACTGGCCAGGTAGGGAGGCGGTGGCAGGACCCCTCCTCTCCAACTGTCCCTACCCTGCACCGAAACACGGCTTTGGGAGCTGCGGGCCACACCCGGAGACACCGGCGGCCGGAGAGGGCCAAGAGTCAGGCTTCTCCGACGCTACAGGTCTTCTTAATTCTGCGGAAAGGACTTGGGACTCCTACTCACCGCG CCTGATGTCTACACCACGGTTTTGGAGAAGCTGTCAACTCTGA
- the LOC128315112 gene encoding homeobox protein Hox-B3-like isoform X4, with amino-acid sequence MCREPQQLRGPRATEPRLFMADPPSGGALGSRGPGRGAGGGRDRGGGGGGESRLPTPPRPRSHKRASASQPPGTLPGEARALPASRKLRGRRGRRVSQEVCVQENTLPSTEEKEATPTAKSSPASGFGTRQSRTSDLSGRGPKPAWRRHRNWPGREAVAGPLLSNCPYPAPKHGFGSCGPHPETPAAGEGQESGFSDATA; translated from the exons ATGTGTCGCGAGCCGCAGCAGCTCCGCGGTCCACGTGCGACCGAGCCGCGTTTGTTTATGGCGGACCCGCCTTCGGGCGGAGCACTCGGCAGCCGCGGccctgggaggggggcgggaggggggagggaccgcggcgggggcgggggcggcgaaTCTCGCCTCCCGACCCCGCCGCGGCCCCGGAGTCACAAGCGCGCCTCCGCGTCGCAGCCTCCAGGGACTCTCCCAGGAGAGGCCCGCGCGCTCCCGGCCTCGAGGAAGTTGCG cgGCCGGCGTGGTAGGCGGGTTTCCCAAGAGGTGTGTGTCCAGGAAAACACTCTTCCCTCCACGGAGGAGAAAGAGGCGACGCCCACGGCAAAGAGCAGTCCGGCGTCGGGGTTCGGGACGCGCCAAAGCCGGACTTCAGATCTGAGCGGCCGCGGGCCCAAGCCGGCGTGGAGACGTCACCGCAACTGGCCAGGTAGGGAGGCGGTGGCAGGACCCCTCCTCTCCAACTGTCCCTACCCTGCACCGAAACACGGCTTTGGGAGCTGCGGGCCACACCCGGAGACACCGGCGGCCGGAGAGGGCCAAGAGTCAGGCTTCTCCGACGCTACAG CCTGA
- the LOC128315112 gene encoding histone-lysine N-methyltransferase 2B-like isoform X1 gives MCREPQQLRGPRATEPRLFMADPPSGGALGSRGPGRGAGGGRDRGGGGGGESRLPTPPRPRSHKRASASQPPGTLPGEARALPASRKLRGRRGRRVSQEVCVQENTLPSTEEKEATPTAKSSPASGFGTRQSRTSDLSGRGPKPAWRRHRNWPGREAVAGPLLSNCPYPAPKHGFGSCGPHPETPAAGEGQESGFSDATGLLNSAERTWDSYSPRWVRTQEELVVDSLRRRPASFARKVSGRPRVVRNAACAGWRKGAQGARPPEGLDQREELKAQRALADQSARGGGGSQYTQGLGGGGAVRTEGAHCTRSGRCKSARGRSVQAGGPRFARGRGARGALGRVRLCCWEVCVTLPCLLEAVKTSSPPWHRQRVHTSTLPTRVARPPLCPSLLPDSFHARSEDQREMGRTRGLRERTDPEPLGEGCLVGIKGWCFHLGLSKAPQTAPSSRAFSPAPESNSLVGGTALLVGGPPPPRDPGLVTSTVACPRLTAPRQNSF, from the exons ATGTGTCGCGAGCCGCAGCAGCTCCGCGGTCCACGTGCGACCGAGCCGCGTTTGTTTATGGCGGACCCGCCTTCGGGCGGAGCACTCGGCAGCCGCGGccctgggaggggggcgggaggggggagggaccgcggcgggggcgggggcggcgaaTCTCGCCTCCCGACCCCGCCGCGGCCCCGGAGTCACAAGCGCGCCTCCGCGTCGCAGCCTCCAGGGACTCTCCCAGGAGAGGCCCGCGCGCTCCCGGCCTCGAGGAAGTTGCG cgGCCGGCGTGGTAGGCGGGTTTCCCAAGAGGTGTGTGTCCAGGAAAACACTCTTCCCTCCACGGAGGAGAAAGAGGCGACGCCCACGGCAAAGAGCAGTCCGGCGTCGGGGTTCGGGACGCGCCAAAGCCGGACTTCAGATCTGAGCGGCCGCGGGCCCAAGCCGGCGTGGAGACGTCACCGCAACTGGCCAGGTAGGGAGGCGGTGGCAGGACCCCTCCTCTCCAACTGTCCCTACCCTGCACCGAAACACGGCTTTGGGAGCTGCGGGCCACACCCGGAGACACCGGCGGCCGGAGAGGGCCAAGAGTCAGGCTTCTCCGACGCTACAGGTCTTCTTAATTCTGCGGAAAGGACTTGGGACTCCTACTCACCGCGGTGGGTGCGGACTCAGGAAGAGTTAGTTGTAGACAGTTTGCGGCGGCGTCCCGCTTCTTTCGCGCGCAAAGTCTCCGGGCGGCCCCGCGTGGTTAGAAACGCGGCGTGCGCAGGTTGGCGGAAGGGGGCGCAAGGCGCACGGCCGCCGGAGGGGCTCGATCAGCGAGAAGAGTTGAAGGCTCAGCGAGCGCTGGCGGATCAGAGCGCacggggtggtggtgggagtcAGTACACtcagggattggggggggggggtgcggtgcgCACGGAGGGTGCGCACTGTACGCGGAGCGGGAGGTGCAAGAGCGCGCGGGGGCGCAGTGTACAAGCGGGTGGGCCTCGGTtcgcccgggggcggggggcgcgcggCGCGCTGGGGCGCGTGCGGTTGTGTTGCTGGGAGGTGTGCGTGACGCTCCCGTGCCTGCTTGAGGCAGTCAAGACATCATCCCCGCCCTGGCACCGGCAGCGGGTGCACACCTCCACCCTACCCACTCGGGTTGCTCGGCCtccgctctgtccctccctcctcccagattCTTTCCACGCGAGAAGTGAGGACCAGAGGGAGATGGGGCGCACGCGAGGCCTGCGGGAGAGGACAGACCCGGAGCCGTTGGGTGAGGGATGTCTGGTGGGAATTAAAGGCTGGTGCTTTCATCTGGGCCTCTCCAAAGCCCCGCAGACCGCTCCCAGCTCCCGCGCATTTAGTCCGGCTCCGGAGTCAAATTCTCTTGTCGGCGGCACAGCCTTGTTGGTGGgaggccccccccctccccgtgaTCCGGGACTGGTGACCTCCACTGTCGCTTGCCCTCGTTTAACTGCCCCAAGACAGAATTCCTTTTAG